Proteins from one Dysgonomonas sp. HDW5A genomic window:
- a CDS encoding mechanosensitive ion channel family protein, translating into MEGYIVQIIATAILVISIPIIKYIVRRLIVKYATFSKKIEARTKQVVRVFNIMIHIMFAICFVIIWGVDPRNLLVALSSIFAVIGVAMFAQWSLLSNITAGIIIFFTSTFRVGDYIRILDKDMPFDAVVEDILSFHTLLRTHEGEIISYPNSLFFQKGVSIIHIKKWEDTEE; encoded by the coding sequence ATGGAAGGATATATTGTACAAATTATAGCAACAGCTATTCTGGTTATTTCAATACCTATTATAAAGTATATAGTAAGAAGGTTGATTGTAAAATATGCCACATTCAGTAAGAAGATAGAAGCACGGACTAAACAAGTGGTCAGAGTATTTAATATTATGATCCATATAATGTTTGCCATCTGTTTTGTAATTATATGGGGGGTTGATCCCCGTAATCTATTGGTTGCACTTTCTTCTATATTTGCTGTAATAGGAGTTGCCATGTTTGCTCAATGGTCATTATTGAGTAACATAACAGCCGGAATTATAATCTTTTTCACATCCACATTCAGAGTTGGTGATTATATTCGCATTTTAGATAAAGATATGCCCTTTGATGCTGTAGTAGAAGATATATTGTCGTTTCATACTTTACTGAGAACTCATGAAGGTGAGATAATTTCATATCCTAATTCTCTTTTCTTTCAAAAAGGAGTTTCCATTATTCACATAAAGAAATGGGAAGATACAGAAGAATAA
- a CDS encoding ferritin — MISKKVEDALNKQINAEFWSGYLYLSMSAHFAKEGKNGFANWFKVQGLEEKDHAMKIFDYILARGGQAVISPIKEVPHSWATPLDAFKAALAHEKQVTTMIDNIVTLTNEEKDYATLSMLQWFVDEQVEEEATAQDLVDSLEMIKDNGFGIYTLDRELKSRKYTPLASND; from the coding sequence ATGATAAGTAAGAAAGTTGAAGATGCATTAAATAAACAAATTAATGCAGAATTTTGGTCAGGATATTTGTATCTCTCAATGTCAGCTCATTTTGCAAAAGAAGGTAAGAACGGATTTGCAAACTGGTTTAAGGTACAAGGTTTAGAAGAAAAGGATCATGCAATGAAAATTTTCGACTATATCCTAGCTCGTGGAGGACAAGCTGTAATCAGTCCAATAAAAGAAGTGCCACATAGCTGGGCAACTCCTTTGGATGCATTTAAGGCTGCTTTGGCTCACGAGAAACAAGTTACAACTATGATCGATAATATTGTAACGTTGACAAACGAAGAGAAAGATTATGCAACCTTGTCGATGCTTCAATGGTTTGTTGATGAGCAAGTAGAAGAAGAAGCAACAGCGCAGGATTTGGTTGATAGCTTGGAAATGATCAAGGACAATGGATTTGGTATCTACACATTAGATAGAGAACTAAAAAGTAGAAAATATACTCCGCTTGCAAGTAACGATTAA